TGATTTATAATTTCCCGCTTCCATATAAATTCTTTCCGGCTTTTTCCCGGCAAACCAGAGCACGGCATCGATATCGTGCGCGGACACTTCGGCGAACATTCCCCCGCTTTTCTGTCGGTCCCAGATCCAGGGCGGCGGCAGGCCGGGGCCCCGCCCGGTGGATTTGATGACCACGAGATCGCCAATCGCTCCTTTTGCGATCATTCGCTGGGCTTCCTGCATCGCCGGGTCATAACGGCGCATGAATCCGATCTGGAATTTCACCCCGGCTTTTTTCACCACCTGAAGGATCGCTTCCGCTTCCTTCCGGTTTTGGGCCAGAGGCTTTTCGGAAAAGATGTGCAGTCCTGCTGTCGACGCCTTTTCCACAATTTCCCGGTGAGTGAAGGTGAGAGAGCCGATACAGATAGCGTCCAGCGTTTCTTTTTTCAAACACTCCTCGAGGTCCTGGTAAACCCGGTCGATTCCCACTTCCCGGGCTGAATTTTCCGCCGTTTCCCGATTCACGTCCACAATCGCCGCCAATTCCCCTTCGGGAATATAGCCAACCAGGTTCCGGGCATGCACCATGCCCGCTCGTCCCGCACCAACCAAGGCAAAGCGTATCGGCTTCAAATAAATGCCTCCTTTTATTGGTTTATCTCACTCTTTCCAAAATAACTTTTCCCGAAACTACATCTGTCAAAAGGAAGACCTCCCTCAGGCAGATTGATGGTAGCTACATCATACCAAAAAAAACCAAAAGGAGGTCTCCCATGAATCAGTAGAGAGCCTGCGCCCAGATTCTACAGACATTCAACAAATACGGTTCCCACCGGCTGGTCCAGGACGCCGGATCGGAATGGAGAACCAAGAATTTCTCCCAAGGGACCAATTCGTGGCCAGGCTCTCTTGCCCGCTCACCAGGTGCATTCCCTCCGAGAGGTCCGCGAAAGACTGGCCATCGGCCCGTACAAACGTAAACACCTGGAGTCAAAGGCGCTTCCAGCGCTCCACCTTGACTTAGGTCAACGAACACCGGCCCGGGGAACTCTATCAGAAAGTCTTTTAAGTCTGTTCGACCCGACTGCGCAACACGCGGACGGGGTACTACCATTTCCTCCATAAAGGGAGGAAGAAGTTAACCCACCGCAAACTCGGGAAGGAGCGGAACGGTCCCCACAAGACCCCATCCCCAGTTTCGGAATATCCAAGTCAGCACATGAGCCCGTCAAAAGAGCGTAACTAAGGGCCGAATAACCTGATTTCGATTTGTTTTGGACAGCAA
This sequence is a window from Atribacteraceae bacterium. Protein-coding genes within it:
- a CDS encoding Gfo/Idh/MocA family oxidoreductase, whose protein sequence is MKPIRFALVGAGRAGMVHARNLVGYIPEGELAAIVDVNRETAENSAREVGIDRVYQDLEECLKKETLDAICIGSLTFTHREIVEKASTAGLHIFSEKPLAQNRKEAEAILQVVKKAGVKFQIGFMRRYDPAMQEAQRMIAKGAIGDLVVIKSTGRGPGLPPPWIWDRQKSGGMFAEVSAHDIDAVLWFAGKKPERIYMEAGNYKSPQARKDFPDFYDHYVVTIAFQDGPMGAIDGGCPVGYAYDARMEILGTEGMIRIGETETTGPVLMTLDKKAVRDNHASWRFRFKEGYLEELKAFIDCIRNDQEPIPSILDGFRAVKVVEYAHRSLAQQSPIRIEEEW